In one window of Geotrypetes seraphini chromosome 3, aGeoSer1.1, whole genome shotgun sequence DNA:
- the TENT5A gene encoding terminal nucleotidyltransferase 5A: MAEDEGCPELEGGHCNVLSWEQVQRLDAILTETIPIHGRGNFPTLQVKPRQIVRVVRRRLEEKIAVRDVRLNGSAASHVLHEDSGLGYKDLDLIFCADLKGEAEFQTVKDVVLDCLLDFLPEGVNKEKITPLTLKEAYVQKMVKVCNDSDRWSLISLSNNSGKNVELKFVDSLRRQFEFSVDSFQIKLDSLLLFYECSENLMTETFHPTIIGESVYGDFQEAFDHLCSKVIATRNPEEIRGGGLLKYCNLLVRGFRAASESEMKSLQRYMCSRFFIDFSDIGEQQRKLEAYLQNHFVGLEDHKYEYLTTLHSVVNESTVCLMGHERRQTLNLITMLAIRVLAEQNIIPNVANVTCYYQPAPYVADANFSNYYIAQVQPVFTCQQHTYSTWLPCN, translated from the exons ATGGCCGAGGACGAGGGCTGCCCGGAGCTGGAGGGCGGCCACTGCAACGTGCTGAGCTGGGAGCAAGTGCAGCGCCTGGACGCCATCCTGACGGAGACCATCCCCATCCACGGCCGCGGCAACTTCCCCACGCTGCAGGTGAAGCCCCGGCAGATCGTCCGGGTGGTGCGCCGCCGGCTGGAGGAGAAGATCGCCGTGCGCGACGTGAGGCTGAACGGCTCCGCCGCCAGCCACGTCCTGCACGAGGACAGCGGGCTAGGCTACAAGGACCTGGACCTGATCTTCTGCGCCGACCTGAAGGGCGAAGCGGAGTTCCAGACGGTCAAGGACGTCGTCCTGGACTGCCTTTTGGATTTCTTGCCCGAAGGGGTTAACAAGGAGAAGATCACGCCGCTCACCTTAAAG GAAGCTTATGTGCAGAAAATGGTAAAAGTCTGTAATGACTCCGATCGGTGGAGCCTCATATCCCTGTCCAACAACAGTGGCAAAAATGTGGAACTGAAATTTGTGGACTCGCTGCGGAGGCAGTTTGAGTTCAGCGTAGACTCCTTTCAGATCAAGCTGGACTCCCTTCTGCTTTTTTACGAATGCTCGGAGAATCTAATGACGGAGACGTTTCACCCGACCATAATCGGGGAGAGCGTCTATGGGGATTTCCAGGAAGCCTTCGACCATCTGTGCAGCAAGGTCATCGCCACTCGAAATCCAGAGGAGATCAGAGGGGGTGGTCTCCTCAAGTACTGCAACCTGTTGGTCAGGGGCTTCAGAGCGGCTTCCGAATCGGAGATGAAGTCCCTTCAGAGGTACATGTGCTCCAGGTTTTTCATTGACTTTTCGGACATCGGAGAGCAGCAGCGGAAGCTGGAGGCCTACCTGCAGAACCACTTTGTAGGGTTGGAGGATCACAAGTACGAGTACCTCACCACCCTCCACAGCGTGGTGAACGAGAGCACTGTCTGCCTGATGGGCCACGAAAGGAGACAGACCCTCAACCTTATAACCATGCTGGCTATCCGTGTCCTGGCCGAGCAAAACATCATCCCCAATGTGGCCAATGTAACATGCTACTACCAGCCAGCCCCGTACGTAGCGGATGCCAACTTTAGCAATTATTACATTGCTCAAGTTCAGCCTGTGTTCACATGTCAGCAGCACACATATTCCACCTGGTTACCCTGTAATTAA